Proteins from a genomic interval of Diospyros lotus cultivar Yz01 chromosome 6, ASM1463336v1, whole genome shotgun sequence:
- the LOC127803488 gene encoding uncharacterized protein LOC127803488: protein MFYHYDGELQGHVINVELPKYTRKDGAFGKSWATQGCAKNDDNYNPVTWWMTYGNQTPNLQRMARKILSLTTSSSGCERNWSTFEGIHTKKRNRLDVNRLNNLVYVQFNAKLMNKHKREKERNVDVLLASDASNAQGWIVDGEDDEEVEPGMGLTWEVVGEASGADEMLQARRSSRIRELHEDDFQSEEEDEQEINEFDFESDEDRVLEEYGEEEDQLDS from the exons atgttttatcattatgatggtgaattgcaaggccatgttataaatgttgagttgccaaagtatactcgtaaagatggagcttttggaaaatcgtgggcaactcaagggtgtgcgaaaaatgatgacaattataatccag ttacatggtggatgacttatggaaatcaaactccaaacttgcaacgaatggcgagAAAGATTCTCTCGTTAACTACTAGTTCatccggttgtgaaagaaattggagcacttttgaaggg atacatacgaagaaaagaaatagactagacgtgaatcgattgaacaatctagtctatgttcaatttaatgcgaaattgatgaacaagcacaaaagggagaaggaaaggaatgttgatgtgctacttgctagtgatgctagtaatgcacaaggatggatcgttgatggagaagatgatgaagaagttgagcctggtatggggctcacttgggaagtggttggtgaagcatcgggagcagacgagatgcttcaagctcgaagaagttctaggataagagagcttcatgaagatgattttcaatcagaagaagaagatgagcaagaaatcaatgaatttgattttgagtccgatgaagatcgtgtattggaagaatatggagaggaagaagaccaattagatagttag